From the genome of Hydrogenovibrio kuenenii DSM 12350:
TGCAGTGTTTTTTGCTCACTGACACGAATGCGATAGTTGTTTAAACGTGCGCCGCTGCCTCGTGAAGCTGAAAAAAGTTCATCTCTTGTTGGGTCAAACACAACACCATGCATTAAGCGGCCTTTTTCAGTCACAGCAATTGAAACAGAAAATTGCGGGAAGCCATGTAAAAAGTTGGTGGTGCCGTCAAGTGGGTCGATAATCCATTCGAAATCAGAGTCTTTTTTATGCGCACCACTTTCTTCAGCCAGAATGCTATGTTGTGGGTAGTATTTGTGAATGGTATCAATAATGATTTGTTCAGCACGCTTGTCAATCTCGCTGACATAGTCATTACGACCCTTTTCTTCGATAGTGAGTTGTTCAACGTTTCGTATCTGGCTGACAATAAAGTTTCCAGCTTCTTTGGCAGCAATGCTGGCAACATTCAAAATAGGATGCATAAGTGGTTTTCCAATTGTTAGAATATCAAGTTAATTTTCAAGAGATTATAGCGGAAAATAGATGATAGAAGATTACAGAAGCCACCCGAAACTGTCAAAAATTAAAATTGTTTTGATTGAGACATCTCATCCGGGCAATATTGGGGCTGTTGCAAGAGCTATGAAAAACATGGGTTTAAGCCAGTTAGTATTGGTAAACCCTAAAGAGTTTCCAAGCCAAGTTGCTTCAGCTAGAGCTTCTGGTGCAGCGGATATATTGAGTCAAGCTGTGGTTAAAGAGTCTTTGGATGAGGCTATTGCGGATTGTAAATTGGTAGTTGGAGCAAGTGCTCGTCTGCGCAAGGTTTCATGGCCTCAAATGGATGTACGTGAAACAGCCAATATGATTATGGAAGTTACTGAAAATGAGAGTGATCAAGTGGCTTTGTTATTTGGCCGTGAAGACTCTGGTTTAAGTAATGCAGAGTTAGATAAATGTCATTATTTAGCTCATATACCAACAAACCCAACCTATAGTTCACTAAATATTGCAGCAGCTGTGCAAGTGTTTGTATATGAGTGTTTGATGGCAACAGATCTGAAGCACAGCTTTTCATCAGGACAGTACAATCATAGATTAGCATCTTCTGAACAATTGGAAGGTTTTTATGATCATCTATATCAAAGTTTGCAGGATATTGGGTTTCTTGACCCTGCCAAAAACGCGCGTTTTATGCGACGAATGCGACGAATGTTCAACCGTACGCAATTAGATGTTAAGGAAATTGATATTTTAAGAGGTATTCTGACAGCTACACAGCGTCAGGCGATAAACTTACAAGCGCTTGAATTAGAAAAAGAACAAAAATAACGTAGGCATAGAATGTTTAAAAGAATTAAATCAGATGTTAAATCCGTTTTTGATCGTGATCCTGCTGCGAGAAGTACGTTTGAAGTTTTAACAACTTATCCTGGCGTCCATGCGATTTTATTTTATCGTTTGACTCATTGGCTGTGGGGCAAGGGATTGAAATGGCTCGCGAGATTTATTTCAGGTTTCGCAAGATGGTTTACGGGGATCGAGATTCATCCCGCGGCAAAAATTGGTGATCGTTTTTTTATCGATCATGGTATGGGTATTGTTATCGGTGAAACAGCCGAGATTGGCGATGATTGTACTTTGTATCATGGCGTGACGCTTGGTGGGATTAGTAGTTCCGAAGGAAAGCGTCACCCAACACTGGGTAACAGAGTCGTTGTAGGTGCTGGTGCCAAAGTTCTTGGTCCTATTCTTATTAATGATGATGTTCGAATAGGTTCTAATGCTGTGGTTTTGAAGTCTGTGCCAGCTGATCGTACGGTTGTTGGGATTCCTGGGCGTATTGTTGACCCTGATAGGGATGTTAAAAAGTCACGTAGGGAAAAAATGGCAGAGAAAATTGGCTTTGATGCTTACGGTGTAAGCCAAGACGTACAAGATCCGATTGAAAAGGCAATTTTTAGTTTATTGGATCATGTTCAAAGCCAAGATGAGCAACTAGAAAAGCTTAATCAAGCTGTCAAGCAACTAGGCGGTACGGATTCGCATGTTGATTTGCCAAGCTTGCAAGGTGCGGTATTGGAGCCTGATAACCCAGAGAATCAGGCGCATATTAAAAAAGCCGTTGATGCTAAAGACTGATTCGGTAAAGGTTTTTCATAAACTCTTCATTTGATTTCGTTAATTCTTGAGTTGTTGACTAGGTTATTATAAAATAACCTTAATTTTTACATGTTAATCAAGCTTTAAAGTACATGAAAACTTTAAAGGGGAAACTAAATGAAGCTGACTTCGAAAGGCCGCTACGCTGTTACAGCGATGCTTGATATTGCTATTAATCAGTCTAAAGGACCGATTACTTTGGCGATGATTTCTGAAAGACAAGATATCTCACTCTCTTATTTAGAGCAGATCTTTGCTAAATTAAAAAAATCCGATTTAGTGTTGAGTGCAAGAGGTCCAGGTGGTGGTTATCGACTCAGTCGTAATCCGGGAGAAATTTCTGTTAGCGAAGTTATTGCGGCAGTTAATGAAGATCTCGAAGCCAGAAAATGTAAAGGGAAAGAAAATTGTAAGGGCGGCGAAGAGTGTTTGTCGCATGAACTATGGTCAGATCTAAGTGAAATGATCGAGCAATTTTTAGAAAACATTACACTAGAAAAAATTATTGAAAAACGTTCAAGCGTAAAAGAAATCGTATTTGCTTAGTCGTTTTTTCAAAGGAGAGAATTAATGTCTGTCACTTTAACAGAAGCTGCGGCTGAAAGAGTCAGAACTATGTTGGCTAAAAGAGGTCATGGTCTTGGTATTAAATTAGCAACAAAAGTAAGTGGTTGTGCAGGCTTTGCTTATGTAGTTGATTATGCAGATGAGATTACGGATTCGGACGCTGTATTCGAAAGTCATGGTCAAAAAGTAGTCGTCCCTCAGAAGAGTTTAGAGTTGGTCGATGGTACTGAATTAGACTATGTGAAAGAAAGTTTGCTGAATGAAGGGTTTGAGTTTCACAATCCTAGAGTAAAAGATTCTTGTGGTTGTGGTGAATCATTTAGCGTGTAATTTCTAAGCAGGCGTTAAAAACAAAGGACCCCAGTTTTAACTGGGGTCTTTTATTTTCAGACTTTTTTCAACAATCCCAATGCTAGATTGTTAAAATACCTCATATTTTGTCATTCAAGACACTACAGGATAATTACGATATGATTCAGCGCACGTTTTCTATTATCAAACCGGATGCGGTTAATAGAAATTTAATTGGTGAAATTACAGCAAGATTAGAAAAAAGTGGTCTATCTGTAATCGCTTCCAAAATGATTCACTTGACACGTGAACAGGCTGCGGGTTTTTATGCAGAACACGAAGGCAAGCCTTTTTATGAGACACTGATGACCAACATGACGGCTGGGCCAATTGTTGTGCAAGTGTTGCAAGGGGAAGGTGCCATTGCAAAGAATCGTGAAGTGATGGGGGCAACTGACCCTGAAAAAGCTGAGGAAGGTACAATTCGTAAAGACTTTGCTGTTTCCATGCAGCAAAACTCCGTGCATGGTTCTGATTCTCCCGAAAGTGCGGCAAGAGAGATTGCATTCTTTTTTAATGAAGAAGATATTTGTCCTCGTTAAGTAAGACTTAAAAGTTTAAGGAAGAAACGCTTGCAGTTCGTTGAAGAAAAAATCGAAGAAAGTCAGCCGGTTATTTATGATGGCAAGGTTGATTTGCTGGGTCTTGATGCTAAAGGGTTGGCAGACTTTTTTACGTCTATTGGTGAGAAAGCCTTTCGCTCTACGCAGGTGATGAAATGGATTCACCAATTTGGTGTGAGCGACTTTGACGAAATGACTAACCTAAGCAAGGCATTGCGTGAAAAGCTTAAGCAGACGGCCATTATTCGTACACCAAAAATTATTGCTGAACAGAAGTCGGAAGATGGCACGATTAAGTGGCTGGTGGAAGTGGATAACAATAATAGTGTTGAAGCTGTTTTTATTCCTGAAAAATCCAGAGGGACACTTTGTATTTCTTCACAAGTTGGCTGTGCTTTAGATTGCAGTTTTTGTGCGACCGGTAAGCAGGGCTTTAACCGTAACTTGGAAAACTGGGAAATTGTTGCTCAGATGTGGGTGGCGAATAAGGCCTTAGGCTGTAAACCTAAAGAAGAGCGTGTGATTTCAAACGTTGTTTTTATGGGAATGGGCGAGCCTCTCTTAAATGTGACGCATACTTTTCCAGCAGCAAGAATTTTGATGGATGACAATGCTTATGGCTTGTCTAAACGCCGTGTCACCATTAGTACTGCGGGTGTTGTACCTGCAATTGATAGAATTAAAGAAAGCCTTGATGTCAGTCTTGCTATTTCATTGCACGCTCCTAATAACGCATTAAGAGATGAGTTGGTGCCAATCAACCAGAGATATCCGTTGGAAGTGCTTATGCCTGCTTTACATCGTTACGTTGAAGGTGGCCATAGTAAAAAACACGTTACGGTTGAGTATGTGATGTTAGATGGCATTAATGATTCTTTAGAGCATGCTCAGCAACTTATTGAGTTGTTGGGGGATTTGCCATGTAAAGTTAATTTAATCCCATTTAACCCTTTTAAAGGCACGCCTTATCTTAGATCATCAAATAACGCGGTAAGACGCTTTCAAGATAAATTGGTTAATGCGGGTCTTAAATGTACCGTACGCAGAACACGCGGTGATGACATAGATGCTGCATGTGGGCAATTGGCAGGAAAAATTACGGATAGAACGAAAAGAACTTTGAACAAGGTGGAAGTAAAGTCCGTCTGAATCACAGGAAGTAATCATGACAAATACCGTGAAACTAGAACTGCATGAAACACTAAAAACAGCCAGGAAAGCGCAAACGCTGACGCTTGAAATGGTAAGTGAAAGATTGAAGTTGACTAAGGCCCAGATAGAGTACTTTGAGAGTCCTGAGTTAGATTTAGATGCCTTAAACACTTTTCAGAGAGGGTATTTACGGAACTATGCCAATATGCTATCGATTGATATTGGCGAGTTTGAAGGCCACTTTCCAGAGGGTGTTTCTGTGAGTTCAGATTTGTCTCGAGTTGAGCAAGATGAAGCGCATCATAAGCCAGTTATATCTAATCGTCTTATGCGTTGGATAATGTGGGGCGTTATCGTTTTGATCGTGGTAGTTTTAATTGTGATTAACCAATAAAGAATAATAAGAACAAATTTAAGAGAAAAGTATGTCGAAACAAATTTCTGCCATTCGTGGCATGAATGATTATTATGGAAGCTCTGCTCAAGCATTAGATTTTATTGTCGAGACGGCAGAAACTGTATTGCATCAATATGGCTATCAATCTATCCGTTTGCCGATCGTAGAAAAGACGGAGCTTTTTGCGCGCTCTATCGGTGAAGTAACCGATATCGTTGAGAAAGAAATGTATACCTTTGAAGATCGTAATGGTGATAGCTTGACCTTACGCCCAGAAGGGACTGCTGGTTGTGTTAGGGCAGTGATTGAAAATGGTCTGACCCATAATCAAATTCAAAAGCTTTATTATATGGGCCCTATGTTCAGGTATGAGCGTCCGCAAAAGGGGCGTTATCGTCAATTTCACCAGTTTGGTGTTGAAGTTTTCGGCTTGTCTAATGCGGATGTTGATGCCGAATTGATTGCTCTGACAGCAAGACTCTGGGATAAACTCGGCCTAGATAACTTGGAATTGCAAATTAATTCACTAGGCAGTTTAGAGGCAAGACAAGCGTATAAAGATATTTTGGTGAACTACCTTTCTCAGCATAAAGACCAGTTGGATGAAGACAGTTTAAGACGTCTTGAAACGAATCCGTTGAGAATTTTGGATAGCAAAAATCCGGATATGAAATCATTAATCGAAGCTGCACCAAAATTGATGGATCATCTTGATGAAGAATCCAAAGCGCATTTTGAATTGTTAAAAACCTATCTTGATGACTTGGGTATTGAGTATGTCGTTAACCCTAATTTAGTTCGTGGCTTAGATTACTACAATAAAACCGTATTTGAATGGGTAACAACCGAATTAGGTGCTCAGGGTACGGTTTGTGCAGGTGGACGTTATGACGGTCTGGTTGAACAAATAGGTGGTAAAGCAACGCCAGCAAGTGGTTTTGCGATGGGGCTTGAACGTTTAATGTCACTTTTGATGGATAAGAATCTAGTTGCTGATGTTGCCGAAGCCGATATTTTTATGGTTTTGGTGGGGGATGCAGCTTCACGTCCAGGCATGGTCATTGCCGAGCAACTCAGAGAATCCTTACCTGATGTTAAGGTGGTGATGAACTGTGGCGGTGGTAGCTTTAAAAGCCAATTTAAAAAGGCAGATAAGTCCGGCGCAAGGATTGCATTAATTATGGCTGAAGACGAAGTTAATAACCAACAAGTCGGTGTGAAGTTTCTTCGCGAAGAAAGAGACCAAGTGACACTAGGTTGGCAATCTCTAGAAGCTGAAATAACAAATTATTTTAATGAATTGTAAAGTTTATAAATCATAGGAAATGTCCAATGAATCGTTACGAAACAGATGATGAACAAGTTGCTGCGCTGAAAAATTGGTGGGATAAGAATGGCACCATGCTTCTTTCAGCTATATTGGTAGTTGCACTAGGTTGGGCTGGTTGGAACTATTATCAAAAAACACAATTTGCTAAAGCATCAAACGCTTCAACAACGTTTGAAGTATTGCAATCCAAAGTACAGCAAAACGCTTTTGGGGATGTTGCGCGTGAAGGTTTGAAACTGATGGAAAATCAGCCTAAAAGTCCTTATGCAACTGCAACAGCTTTAATGGAAGCTAAGTTTGAGCTTGAAAAAGGTCATACAGATAAAGCATTGGAAAATTTGCAGTGGGTTGTTAAACAAAATCTGGATTCTGCACTGGTGTTTATTGCAAAGCTAAGAATGGTTGGCATCTATATTGATCAAAAAAATTATGCTAAAGCTAATTCAACGCTTAAAACCATCGATGTTACGAAGTTAGCGGCAGCTGAAAAAGCCAATTTTGATTTCACATCCGGGTTTCTTGCATTACAGCAAAACCAATTGGACACAGCTCGCAAACTTTTACAACAAGTTGTGGATAACAAAGCTGCAGCAGCAAACTTGCAAAATGTTGCGCGTTTGCAATTAGGCGATTTGACGCCTTAGTTAATTATTAAATAGATAAGGTTTTCTTTTGAAGCGTCTTTCGTTTAACCGTCACTCTTTTTCAGCTCTGCTGCTACTATTTTTGGCAGGGGTTTTACAATCGTGTTCTCAACCAGGTATTGTTCGAGATCCTACTCCGTTGGTGAAAATGTCATCGCCTTATGCCTTGCATAAGGATTGGCAAATTCAGCTGGATAAATTTAAGTATTCAGACAGTGAAGGCCTGTATTTTGCAGAGAATGACAAGGCAATCTTTTTTGCAAACCCAGATGGTGTTTTGACATCAGCTCTAAAAGCGAATCAAAGCCGTTGGACGGATCAGGTGAATTGGCAAAGAAAGTTCAATGAGCCGATTTTGTCAGGGCCAACTATTTATCAATCAAACTTAATTATTGGTACCGCAAAAGGCAGTCTGTTGAGTGTTTCTCAGGCGTCTGGTGCCATTCAATGGCGTGCAGAATTATCCAGTGAAGTTCTGAGTTTACCTGTAATCGAAAATGGACAGATTTTTGTACGTACAGTAGATGGTAAGCTTTATTCTGTGAATGCAGGAACGGGTAAAATTAATTGGACTGTCGATCACCAGCTCCCAAACCTTTCTTTGAGAGGGATTGCGCCAGTTACCTATTCTGACGGTACGCTTTATGTTGGTTGGGAGTCAGGATCGGTACAAGCCCTAGATGCTAAAACTGGGCAAACGAAATGGCAAACTCAGCTGTTGGTGCCAAAAGGTAGAACAGACTTAGAGAGAATGGTTGATATTCAATCTGAGCTGGTATTAAAAGCAGGGCGTTTGTATGTACTGGGCTATCACGGCAAGCTTGCTGCTTTGAATCCAGAAAATGGCAACCTTTACTGGGCTAAAGACGTTTCTGGATTTAGAGATTTTTTAGTAGATGGCAAAGCAGTTTATTTGTCTGATGAAAATGATATTTTGCATGCTTATGACCTTTATACAGGTACAGAAATTTGGAAGCAAGAGCACCTAAAATATCGTCGCTTAACCGATTTATCTTTTTATAACAATAATCAGATTTTAGTTGCAGATGGCTATGGCGTGGTCCACTGGATAGATAAGCTTGATGGGACTATTGTTGCACGTGCACGTCATAGTGCGGCAGATTCAGTTAGATCAAAACTTGTACGCGTTTGGTTTGATCATAAACGACTCTATTTACAAGATACTGGTGGCTATATCACTGCTTACAATGTTGTCCCTTCTGATTGGTATGAATTTAATCGTCCAAATGACCCTATGGGTATTATGAAAACTTCACACAAAGAGAGTCACTAGTGAGTAAACCGGTTATTGCACTTGTCGGTCGTCCTAATGTCGGTAAATCGACTTTATTTAATCGTTTGACTCGTACGAGAGATGCTATCGTTGCCGACTATCCAGGTTTGACGCGTGATCGTCAGTATGGAACAGGGCGTACAGGTAGTTCACCTTATATTGTGGTTGATACAGGTGGTTTGAGTGGTGAGCAGGAAGGAGTTGACCCTTTAATGGCTGGTCAAGTTCGCTCTGCAATTGAAGAAGCTGATGCTATTTTGTTTTTAGTTGATGGGCGAGCAGGATTGATTCCAGCAGATGAGGCTATTGCTAACTATATCCGTCAATTTAACAAGCCAATTTATTTAGTCGTGAATAAGGCAGAAGGCCACAATCAACAGCTAATTTCGGCCGACTTTTTCCAAATGGGTCTAGGCCAGCCTTATGTCATTTCTTCTGCTCATGGCGATAACGTTACAGAAACCATTGAGCACGTATTGGAAGAGGTGGGGCATGAAGAGGAAGAAAAGCCTTTTGACCTTGATGAACACCCTGGGATTCGTGTTGCAGTTGTTGGTCGCCCTAATGTTGGAAAGTCCACACTAATTAACCGTATGATTGGTGAAGAGCGTGTTGTTGCTTTTGATATGCCAGGAACGACACGCGACAGTATTTTTGTACCCTTTGAGCGAGATGGTCAAGCCTATACTTTGATTGATACGGCAGGTGTTAGGCGTCGTAAAAACATCAAAGAAAAAATAGAAAAATTTAGTATCGTGAAAGCGATTGAAGCTATGGAATCATGCAACATTGTTGTATTGGTTATCGATGGTTCAGAAGGCATAACCGATCAAGATTTGACGTTACTTGGTTTAGCACTTGAGTCAGGTCGTGGTTTGGTGATTACGATTAACAAATGGGATAACTTATCGGAAGATCAGCGTAACAAGATTAAACATGAGTTAGAGTTTAAGATGCCTTTTGTTGACTATGCCAAGAAACATTTGATTTCGGCATTGCACGGCTCAGGCGTAGGGGATTTGTTTAAAACGATTCGTGGTGTGTATCAAGCTGTAATGAAGAAAGTTTCGACGGCTGATTTGAATCGTGTTTTGGAACAAGCAATTCTGGACCATCAACCACCATTGATTGGCGGGCGACGTATAAAACTTCGTTATGCACATTTAGGTGGTTCCAACCCGCCGAGAGTGATTATTCATGGTACTCAGGTTGATAAGCTGCCTCAGGCTTATACCAAATATTTGATGAATGTTTTCCGTAAAGCCTTTAAATGGGAAGGAACACCTGTATTTATTGAATACAAGGTAACGGCAAACCCTTATGAGAATAGAAAAAGTGAGTTTAAAGCTCGTCGAGGTAAATCTGAAACACAAGCAGAAAACCTTGCTTTAAAACGACGTAAAAAGAAAAATTCACAGCAAAAACGACGAACAAATTAATCGTTGTTGCTTAAAGTACGAATCTATTGGGTTAGCTGAGTTGAGTAAAATAATAAAAACCTACTAGTTTAGTATGAAGTTTATTTTATGGGGTTATTCAAATTGTTAGAATAGACTTTTTTTGATATGACATTAAGTTGTCTCAAAAAAAGCGGGTTGTTAACTTAATCTTCAAGTTGAAAAAAAACAACCATATCCGCCCTGCCTGGCAGATTTTTGCCAGCTATTCAAAGAAGATTTATGTGGTACTCAATGTTTGAGTGCAGTTTTTGTTATCGACGCTAGACGTCGTAGCTTGGGATATTTTCATGGGTCATAGAATTAGAGAGATTCCTTACAACTACACCTCCTTTTCAGATAAAGAAATTGCTTTACGTTTCGTAGGAATGGACGGTTGGAAATGTATTGAATCTTTACGAGATTCCCGTAACACGGGTCGTTCAGCGCGCATGCTATTTGAAGTGCTGGGTGATATGTGGGTGGTGTCGCGTAACCCTTATATTCAAGATGATTTGATTGAAAGTCCGAAGCGTCGAGATGCTTTGATTGGAGCACTTGAACATAGACTTAAGCAAGTTGAAGCAAGGCTGAATGGTAATAAAAAAGCCGAAGAATTATTGCGTACCATTCGCAATGCGGTAGACAAGTTTACAGAGTGGTTTCCGCATCAAATTCAATTGCGCAGCAAAGTCCGTAAAAAACTTGCCAAACATACGCGTTTAGACAATATAGACTTTGGTGGTTTGGCGCGTGTATCTCATGCAACTGATGCCACTGACTGGCGTGTTGAGCTGCCTCTGGTCGTTGTTTCCCCGGATACCGAAGAAGAAGTCGCCTATCTGGTTGATGATTGTATTCAACTTGGCTTAACCATTATTCCTCGTGGTGGCGGTACAGGTTATACCGGTGGCGCTATTCCGCTGTACCAAGATTCTGTTGTTATCAACACTGAAAAATTGGAATACATGAGTCTGGTTGAGCAGGTTGAGTTGTCAGGTATTGGTAAAGTGCCAACTATCCAAACTGGAGCAGGTGTTGTTACTCGACGAGTTTCAGAGCAAGCTGAGCGTTTTGGTTATGCTTTTGCTGTAGACCCGACCTCACAAGATGCTTCTTGTATTGGTGGTAATATCGCCATGAATGCCGGTGGTAAAAAAGCCGTTCTTTGGGGAACCACGCTCGATAATTTGGCGTCATGGAAAATGGTGACGCCTGATGCAGAGTGGTTAGAAGTTGAAAGAATTAATCACAACTTAGGTAAGTTGCAAGATCAGCAGACGGTTTCTTTCCGAATTAATCGTTTTGAAAAGGATGGTAAAACCCCTGTTGGAGAGCCTGAAATGCTCGAAATGCCAGGTTCGGCATTCCGAAAAGCAGGGCTGGGTAAAGACGTTACCG
Proteins encoded in this window:
- a CDS encoding inositol monophosphatase family protein gives rise to the protein MHPILNVASIAAKEAGNFIVSQIRNVEQLTIEEKGRNDYVSEIDKRAEQIIIDTIHKYYPQHSILAEESGAHKKDSDFEWIIDPLDGTTNFLHGFPQFSVSIAVTEKGRLMHGVVFDPTRDELFSASRGSGARLNNYRIRVSEQKTLQNALLATGIPYYDFDHIDDYLACFKEFMLQTAGIRRPGSAALDLAYVACGRVDGYWELNLKPWDIAAGALIVAEAGGLVSDMVGGGKFLESGNIIAANPKMMKAMAQVISNTLSKEYRS
- a CDS encoding RNA methyltransferase, with the translated sequence MIEDYRSHPKLSKIKIVLIETSHPGNIGAVARAMKNMGLSQLVLVNPKEFPSQVASARASGAADILSQAVVKESLDEAIADCKLVVGASARLRKVSWPQMDVRETANMIMEVTENESDQVALLFGREDSGLSNAELDKCHYLAHIPTNPTYSSLNIAAAVQVFVYECLMATDLKHSFSSGQYNHRLASSEQLEGFYDHLYQSLQDIGFLDPAKNARFMRRMRRMFNRTQLDVKEIDILRGILTATQRQAINLQALELEKEQK
- the cysE gene encoding serine O-acetyltransferase, with protein sequence MFKRIKSDVKSVFDRDPAARSTFEVLTTYPGVHAILFYRLTHWLWGKGLKWLARFISGFARWFTGIEIHPAAKIGDRFFIDHGMGIVIGETAEIGDDCTLYHGVTLGGISSSEGKRHPTLGNRVVVGAGAKVLGPILINDDVRIGSNAVVLKSVPADRTVVGIPGRIVDPDRDVKKSRREKMAEKIGFDAYGVSQDVQDPIEKAIFSLLDHVQSQDEQLEKLNQAVKQLGGTDSHVDLPSLQGAVLEPDNPENQAHIKKAVDAKD
- a CDS encoding Rrf2 family transcriptional regulator, with the protein product MKLTSKGRYAVTAMLDIAINQSKGPITLAMISERQDISLSYLEQIFAKLKKSDLVLSARGPGGGYRLSRNPGEISVSEVIAAVNEDLEARKCKGKENCKGGEECLSHELWSDLSEMIEQFLENITLEKIIEKRSSVKEIVFA
- a CDS encoding HesB/IscA family protein; its protein translation is MSVTLTEAAAERVRTMLAKRGHGLGIKLATKVSGCAGFAYVVDYADEITDSDAVFESHGQKVVVPQKSLELVDGTELDYVKESLLNEGFEFHNPRVKDSCGCGESFSV
- the ndk gene encoding nucleoside-diphosphate kinase; the encoded protein is MIQRTFSIIKPDAVNRNLIGEITARLEKSGLSVIASKMIHLTREQAAGFYAEHEGKPFYETLMTNMTAGPIVVQVLQGEGAIAKNREVMGATDPEKAEEGTIRKDFAVSMQQNSVHGSDSPESAAREIAFFFNEEDICPR
- the rlmN gene encoding 23S rRNA (adenine(2503)-C(2))-methyltransferase RlmN, which gives rise to MQFVEEKIEESQPVIYDGKVDLLGLDAKGLADFFTSIGEKAFRSTQVMKWIHQFGVSDFDEMTNLSKALREKLKQTAIIRTPKIIAEQKSEDGTIKWLVEVDNNNSVEAVFIPEKSRGTLCISSQVGCALDCSFCATGKQGFNRNLENWEIVAQMWVANKALGCKPKEERVISNVVFMGMGEPLLNVTHTFPAARILMDDNAYGLSKRRVTISTAGVVPAIDRIKESLDVSLAISLHAPNNALRDELVPINQRYPLEVLMPALHRYVEGGHSKKHVTVEYVMLDGINDSLEHAQQLIELLGDLPCKVNLIPFNPFKGTPYLRSSNNAVRRFQDKLVNAGLKCTVRRTRGDDIDAACGQLAGKITDRTKRTLNKVEVKSV
- a CDS encoding helix-turn-helix domain-containing protein, encoding MTNTVKLELHETLKTARKAQTLTLEMVSERLKLTKAQIEYFESPELDLDALNTFQRGYLRNYANMLSIDIGEFEGHFPEGVSVSSDLSRVEQDEAHHKPVISNRLMRWIMWGVIVLIVVVLIVINQ
- the hisS gene encoding histidine--tRNA ligase codes for the protein MSKQISAIRGMNDYYGSSAQALDFIVETAETVLHQYGYQSIRLPIVEKTELFARSIGEVTDIVEKEMYTFEDRNGDSLTLRPEGTAGCVRAVIENGLTHNQIQKLYYMGPMFRYERPQKGRYRQFHQFGVEVFGLSNADVDAELIALTARLWDKLGLDNLELQINSLGSLEARQAYKDILVNYLSQHKDQLDEDSLRRLETNPLRILDSKNPDMKSLIEAAPKLMDHLDEESKAHFELLKTYLDDLGIEYVVNPNLVRGLDYYNKTVFEWVTTELGAQGTVCAGGRYDGLVEQIGGKATPASGFAMGLERLMSLLMDKNLVADVAEADIFMVLVGDAASRPGMVIAEQLRESLPDVKVVMNCGGGSFKSQFKKADKSGARIALIMAEDEVNNQQVGVKFLREERDQVTLGWQSLEAEITNYFNEL
- a CDS encoding YfgM family protein, giving the protein MNRYETDDEQVAALKNWWDKNGTMLLSAILVVALGWAGWNYYQKTQFAKASNASTTFEVLQSKVQQNAFGDVAREGLKLMENQPKSPYATATALMEAKFELEKGHTDKALENLQWVVKQNLDSALVFIAKLRMVGIYIDQKNYAKANSTLKTIDVTKLAAAEKANFDFTSGFLALQQNQLDTARKLLQQVVDNKAAAANLQNVARLQLGDLTP
- the bamB gene encoding outer membrane protein assembly factor BamB — protein: MKRLSFNRHSFSALLLLFLAGVLQSCSQPGIVRDPTPLVKMSSPYALHKDWQIQLDKFKYSDSEGLYFAENDKAIFFANPDGVLTSALKANQSRWTDQVNWQRKFNEPILSGPTIYQSNLIIGTAKGSLLSVSQASGAIQWRAELSSEVLSLPVIENGQIFVRTVDGKLYSVNAGTGKINWTVDHQLPNLSLRGIAPVTYSDGTLYVGWESGSVQALDAKTGQTKWQTQLLVPKGRTDLERMVDIQSELVLKAGRLYVLGYHGKLAALNPENGNLYWAKDVSGFRDFLVDGKAVYLSDENDILHAYDLYTGTEIWKQEHLKYRRLTDLSFYNNNQILVADGYGVVHWIDKLDGTIVARARHSAADSVRSKLVRVWFDHKRLYLQDTGGYITAYNVVPSDWYEFNRPNDPMGIMKTSHKESH
- the der gene encoding ribosome biogenesis GTPase Der, which translates into the protein MSKPVIALVGRPNVGKSTLFNRLTRTRDAIVADYPGLTRDRQYGTGRTGSSPYIVVDTGGLSGEQEGVDPLMAGQVRSAIEEADAILFLVDGRAGLIPADEAIANYIRQFNKPIYLVVNKAEGHNQQLISADFFQMGLGQPYVISSAHGDNVTETIEHVLEEVGHEEEEKPFDLDEHPGIRVAVVGRPNVGKSTLINRMIGEERVVAFDMPGTTRDSIFVPFERDGQAYTLIDTAGVRRRKNIKEKIEKFSIVKAIEAMESCNIVVLVIDGSEGITDQDLTLLGLALESGRGLVITINKWDNLSEDQRNKIKHELEFKMPFVDYAKKHLISALHGSGVGDLFKTIRGVYQAVMKKVSTADLNRVLEQAILDHQPPLIGGRRIKLRYAHLGGSNPPRVIIHGTQVDKLPQAYTKYLMNVFRKAFKWEGTPVFIEYKVTANPYENRKSEFKARRGKSETQAENLALKRRKKKNSQQKRRTN